Proteins encoded by one window of Streptomyces sp. NBC_01477:
- a CDS encoding DNA polymerase III subunit delta' — protein sequence MTVWDDVVGQPHVVAELSAAAADADALVTSGAAGARMTHAWLFTGPPGSGRATAARAFAAALQCVSPDRALGAAPGCGFCDGCHTTMVGTHADVEFVRTDLLSIGVKDTRDLVRRATLSPAGGRWQVIVLEDADRLTEGAANVLLKGVEEPAPRTVWLLCAPSVEDALPTIRSRCRLLSLRTPSVEAVADVLTRRDGIEPRLAAEVARATQGHIDRARRLATDESARERRATVLRVPLRVADIGGCLRAAQELVDAASEDAKAVAEGVDAKETEEMRAALGAAAGAGSRMPRGTAGVMKDLADRQKRRSTRTQRDSLDLALTDLASFYRDVLTVQFGTGERIANTEVGDGIRKIAAASRPEHSLRRIEAVLACRDALDRNVAPLLAVEAMTLALRAG from the coding sequence GTGACCGTATGGGACGACGTGGTCGGCCAGCCACATGTGGTGGCCGAGCTGTCCGCTGCCGCGGCGGACGCCGACGCGCTCGTGACGTCGGGCGCCGCCGGGGCGCGTATGACCCACGCCTGGCTCTTCACCGGCCCCCCCGGCTCGGGCCGCGCGACCGCCGCCCGCGCCTTCGCCGCCGCGCTCCAGTGCGTGAGCCCGGACCGCGCGCTGGGCGCCGCCCCCGGGTGCGGCTTCTGCGACGGCTGCCACACGACGATGGTCGGTACGCACGCCGACGTCGAGTTCGTCCGCACCGACCTTCTGTCCATCGGCGTCAAGGACACCCGCGACCTGGTGCGGCGCGCGACGCTGTCCCCGGCGGGCGGCCGCTGGCAGGTGATCGTGCTGGAGGACGCCGACCGGCTGACCGAGGGCGCGGCCAACGTCCTGCTCAAGGGGGTCGAGGAACCGGCGCCGCGTACGGTGTGGCTGCTGTGCGCCCCCTCGGTGGAGGACGCCCTGCCCACCATCCGGTCGCGCTGCCGGCTGCTCAGCCTGCGTACACCGTCCGTGGAGGCCGTCGCGGACGTGCTGACCCGGCGGGACGGCATCGAGCCGCGCCTCGCGGCGGAGGTGGCGCGGGCCACCCAGGGCCATATCGACCGGGCGCGGCGGCTGGCCACCGACGAGTCGGCGCGGGAGCGCCGGGCCACGGTGCTGCGGGTGCCGCTGCGGGTCGCCGACATCGGCGGGTGCCTGCGTGCGGCGCAGGAACTCGTCGACGCCGCGTCCGAGGACGCCAAGGCCGTCGCCGAAGGGGTGGACGCGAAGGAGACCGAGGAGATGCGGGCCGCTCTCGGCGCGGCGGCGGGCGCGGGCAGCCGGATGCCGCGGGGCACGGCGGGCGTGATGAAGGATCTCGCCGACCGCCAGAAGCGCCGCTCGACCCGTACCCAGCGCGACTCCCTCGACCTGGCCCTCACCGACCTCGCCTCCTTCTACCGCGATGTGCTCACCGTCCAGTTCGGTACGGGCGAGCGCATCGCCAATACCGAGGTCGGTGACGGTATCCGGAAGATCGCCGCCGCCTCCCGCCCCGAGCACAGCCTGCGCCGCATCGAGGCGGTGCTCGCCTGCCGCGACGCCCTCGACCGCAACGTCGCCCCTCTCCTGGCCGTCGAGGCCATGACGCTCGCCTTGCGTGCGGGGTGA
- a CDS encoding asparagine synthase: protein MRWLVGWSSATAGPVAGNGGQTLLPVGAQFLWGDADPLWAVGDWRPDEVRVVHADPPGPGAAYGSSSATGRGSYGSGANGSAYGGGYGSGTRGGYGSGSRGNGGTGGGSQGVARLAVLGRCGASDAELRLGLVAARGGALRHVTAWPGSYTAVLQLGRRITVLGDLAGARPVFHTRFSRGTAYATAALPLADLIEAGLDVTHLAAMLACPDAPEALGDGTPYLGVRRVPPGHALTLREGAPEITSYEPTTSLAVGHQPATAADADAAIAAIRDALVEAVRSRLAQPRFVPDMGAGADAWGDGPTPAPGIGADLSGGSASATLALLAAGLPGMPGTLPGAPGSLAGERLLAVTFNDLTAGGLPLREGELARAGELAADPRLRHVVVPGGEESLPYADLTGGAPVPLTDEPGPSLIVAERHRRRLAAGGADHLIGFGARQVLDAHPARLADLLMDRRRRHLVRPVAALARAGGSSAAGPAVLVPFTVPITVYRAARRLARTPYQQGVEDAAARLLRYASGAGGAASFGRSGGLDGFGGSDGPIGASLAAMAWVRPGPAARWLTGEALAEVSVRLQEAARRPWPIERPGERRARAALARHAADFRVLEQAAAVPSQRLHAPYLDNAVVRAARALPGALRVRPGARADILGDVLASAGVRELPAGWGAASHSSASAAAARAGMRAAIDPLVELFEAPLLADAGLVDARVVRGALRAAAQAGATSPLDGLGELVAVELWLRRLLARRGSCWTGTESPGRRAVAGGVQRLSL, encoded by the coding sequence ATGCGGTGGTTGGTGGGGTGGAGCAGTGCCACCGCGGGTCCCGTTGCCGGCAACGGGGGCCAGACGCTGCTGCCGGTCGGCGCCCAGTTCCTGTGGGGTGACGCCGATCCGCTGTGGGCGGTGGGCGACTGGCGCCCCGACGAGGTCAGGGTCGTGCACGCGGACCCCCCGGGCCCGGGCGCCGCGTACGGGAGTTCGAGCGCCACCGGCCGCGGATCGTACGGCTCGGGCGCGAACGGGAGCGCTTACGGCGGCGGTTACGGCTCAGGGACACGCGGCGGCTACGGTTCGGGCTCCCGCGGGAACGGCGGTACGGGCGGCGGGTCGCAAGGCGTCGCGCGGCTCGCGGTGCTCGGGCGGTGCGGCGCCAGCGACGCGGAATTGCGGCTGGGACTCGTCGCTGCCCGCGGCGGTGCGCTGCGGCATGTGACGGCCTGGCCCGGCAGTTACACCGCCGTCCTGCAACTCGGCCGCCGCATCACGGTGCTGGGCGACCTCGCCGGTGCCAGGCCGGTCTTCCACACCCGCTTCTCGCGGGGTACGGCCTACGCCACCGCCGCGCTGCCGCTCGCCGACCTCATCGAGGCCGGGCTCGACGTCACCCACCTCGCCGCGATGCTCGCCTGCCCCGACGCGCCCGAAGCGCTCGGCGACGGCACGCCGTATCTCGGCGTGCGGCGCGTCCCGCCGGGCCACGCGCTGACCCTGCGCGAGGGCGCCCCCGAGATCACCTCCTACGAACCCACCACCTCACTCGCCGTCGGCCACCAGCCGGCCACCGCCGCCGACGCGGACGCCGCCATCGCCGCGATACGGGACGCGCTCGTCGAGGCGGTACGGTCGCGGCTCGCGCAGCCGCGGTTCGTGCCCGACATGGGCGCAGGGGCGGACGCGTGGGGCGACGGGCCGACGCCCGCGCCCGGGATCGGCGCCGACCTCTCCGGCGGCAGCGCCTCCGCCACGCTGGCGCTGCTCGCCGCCGGGCTTCCCGGCATGCCCGGCACACTGCCGGGCGCGCCCGGCTCGCTGGCCGGCGAACGCCTGCTCGCCGTCACCTTCAACGACCTCACCGCGGGCGGACTCCCTTTGCGGGAAGGCGAGTTGGCCCGGGCCGGCGAACTCGCCGCCGACCCGCGGCTGCGGCACGTCGTCGTACCCGGCGGTGAAGAGTCGCTGCCCTACGCCGACTTGACCGGCGGCGCGCCCGTACCGCTCACCGACGAGCCCGGCCCCTCGCTGATCGTTGCCGAACGCCACCGGCGCAGGCTCGCCGCGGGCGGCGCCGACCACCTCATCGGCTTCGGCGCCCGGCAGGTGCTCGACGCGCATCCCGCGCGGCTCGCCGACCTGCTCATGGACCGGCGCCGGCGCCATCTCGTACGGCCGGTCGCCGCGTTGGCCCGTGCGGGCGGCTCTTCCGCGGCCGGGCCCGCGGTCCTCGTGCCCTTCACGGTGCCGATCACCGTCTACCGGGCCGCGCGGCGGCTGGCCCGCACCCCGTATCAACAGGGTGTGGAGGACGCCGCCGCCCGGCTGCTGCGGTACGCCTCAGGCGCGGGCGGCGCCGCGTCCTTCGGCCGTTCCGGCGGCCTCGACGGTTTCGGCGGCTCGGACGGCCCGATCGGGGCGTCGCTCGCCGCGATGGCCTGGGTGCGGCCGGGGCCGGCCGCCCGGTGGCTCACCGGGGAAGCGCTTGCGGAGGTGTCCGTCCGGCTCCAGGAAGCGGCCAGGCGGCCCTGGCCGATCGAACGGCCCGGCGAGCGGCGGGCCCGCGCCGCGCTCGCCCGGCACGCCGCCGACTTCCGCGTCCTGGAGCAGGCCGCCGCCGTCCCCAGCCAGCGGCTGCACGCGCCCTACCTCGACAACGCCGTCGTGCGCGCCGCCCGCGCCCTCCCCGGCGCCCTGCGGGTACGGCCCGGCGCCCGCGCCGACATCCTGGGCGACGTGCTGGCCAGCGCCGGTGTGCGCGAACTCCCCGCCGGGTGGGGCGCCGCGTCCCACTCCTCGGCGTCCGCGGCTGCCGCCAGGGCCGGGATGCGGGCCGCGATCGACCCGCTGGTCGAGCTGTTCGAGGCGCCGCTGCTGGCGGACGCGGGGCTGGTGGACGCGAGGGTGGTCCGGGGGGCGTTGCGGGCGGCGGCGCAGGCGGGTGCGACGTCGCCTCTGGACGGGCTGGGGGAGCTGGTGGCCGTCGAGCTGTGGCTGCGGCGGTTGCTGGCGCGGCGGGGGTCGTGCTGGACCGGTACGGAGTCGCCTGGGCGGCGGGCGGTTGCCGGCGGGGTGCAGCGGCTCTCTCTGTGA
- the lhgO gene encoding L-2-hydroxyglutarate oxidase, translating into MSASAATRPEPYDVTVIGAGIVGLSTAYALTRAAPALRVAVVEKEAGPGRHQTGRNSGVIHSGIYYRPGSLKARYALAGCAETPAFCAEHGIPYEVTGKLIVATEQAELPRLHALVQRGREHGIAVRELGPVQIAEHEPEVAGLAAIHVGSTGICDFRAVAAALAGLAKDAGCTIRYGLRVAAIGRAADGTVTLSAGTAGPPALRTKVLVNCAGLYSDRLARLAGDDPGMRIVPFRGEFYELAPARRGLVRGLVYPVPDPDFPFLGVHLTRDVHGGVHLGPNAVPALAREGYGRWTVRPRDLAGTAAYPGAWRIARRHWRQEAGEVLRSLSKRAFTANARRLLPALRAADLRPAPAGVRAQAVLPDGTLVDDFRFGGSPPFVHVLNAPSPAATAALPIGREVARRALAAL; encoded by the coding sequence ATGTCCGCGAGCGCCGCGACGCGCCCCGAGCCGTACGACGTCACCGTCATCGGCGCCGGCATCGTCGGCCTCTCCACCGCCTACGCCCTCACCCGGGCCGCGCCCGCGCTGCGGGTCGCGGTGGTCGAGAAGGAGGCGGGCCCCGGGCGGCACCAGACCGGGCGCAACAGCGGGGTCATCCACAGCGGCATCTACTACCGCCCCGGCTCGCTCAAGGCCCGCTACGCGCTGGCCGGTTGCGCCGAGACCCCGGCCTTCTGCGCCGAGCACGGCATCCCGTACGAGGTCACCGGCAAGCTCATCGTCGCCACCGAGCAGGCCGAACTCCCCCGGCTGCACGCGCTCGTTCAGCGCGGACGTGAACACGGCATCGCGGTGCGGGAGTTGGGACCCGTGCAGATCGCCGAGCACGAGCCGGAGGTCGCCGGGCTCGCGGCGATCCACGTCGGCTCCACCGGCATCTGCGACTTCCGCGCCGTCGCCGCGGCCCTGGCCGGCCTCGCGAAGGACGCGGGCTGCACGATCCGCTACGGGCTGCGGGTCGCCGCGATCGGCCGCGCCGCGGACGGCACGGTCACCCTCTCCGCGGGCACCGCCGGCCCGCCCGCCCTGCGCACCAAGGTGCTGGTCAACTGCGCGGGCCTGTACAGCGACCGCCTCGCGCGGCTCGCGGGCGACGACCCCGGGATGCGTATCGTGCCCTTCAGGGGCGAGTTCTACGAGCTGGCGCCCGCCCGCCGCGGGCTCGTCCGCGGCCTGGTCTACCCCGTCCCCGACCCCGACTTCCCCTTCCTCGGCGTGCACCTCACCCGCGACGTCCACGGCGGTGTCCACCTCGGCCCGAACGCGGTGCCCGCGCTGGCCAGGGAGGGGTACGGCCGGTGGACCGTACGCCCGCGCGACCTGGCCGGCACCGCCGCGTACCCCGGCGCCTGGCGGATCGCCCGCCGGCACTGGCGGCAGGAGGCCGGCGAGGTGCTGCGCTCGCTGTCGAAGCGGGCCTTCACCGCGAACGCCCGCCGTCTGCTCCCCGCGCTGCGGGCCGCCGACCTGCGCCCCGCCCCCGCGGGCGTACGCGCCCAGGCCGTGCTGCCCGACGGCACCCTCGTCGACGACTTCCGCTTCGGCGGCTCGCCCCCGTTCGTCCATGTGCTCAATGCCCCCTCCCCCGCCGCGACCGCCGCCCTGCCGATCGGCCGCGAGGTGGCCCGGCGGGCGCTGGCGGCCCTGTGA
- a CDS encoding MFS transporter, producing MNREHRGPNEKLGTLLGLAGISNAGLARRVNDLGAQRGLTLRYDKTSVARWVAKGMVPQGAAPHLIAAAIASKLGRPVPLHEIGLADADPAPEVGLAFPRDVGEAVKSATDLWRLDLVGRRGPGGSGIWQSLAGSFAVSAYVTPASRWLITPADATVARHAPAPGMAHVGHTDVSKLREAAEDARRWDSKYGGGDWRSGMVPECLRVEAAPLLLGSYSDDVGRALFGATAELTRLAGWMAFDTGQQEAAQRYYIQALRLARAAADVPLGGYVLASMSLQATYRNFADEGVDLAQAALERNRGLATARTMSFFHLVEARAHAKAGEAAACGASLAAAEALLERAREGDADPSWLGFYSYDRLAADAAECYRDLRIPRQVQRFTEQALAKPTEEFVRSHGLRLVVSAVAELESGNLDAACAAGVKAVEVAGRISSARTTEYVRDLLHRLEPYNDEPRVLELRERARPLLAAPA from the coding sequence GTGAACAGAGAACACCGCGGGCCGAACGAGAAACTCGGCACCCTGCTCGGTCTGGCCGGCATCAGCAACGCCGGACTCGCCCGCCGGGTCAACGATCTGGGCGCGCAACGCGGTCTGACGCTGCGCTATGACAAGACATCGGTCGCCCGCTGGGTGGCCAAGGGCATGGTGCCGCAGGGCGCCGCACCCCATCTGATCGCCGCCGCGATCGCCAGCAAGCTCGGCCGCCCGGTGCCGCTGCACGAGATAGGTCTCGCCGACGCCGATCCGGCGCCCGAGGTCGGCCTCGCCTTCCCGCGCGACGTCGGCGAGGCGGTGAAATCGGCCACCGACCTGTGGCGGCTGGACCTCGTGGGGCGGCGCGGCCCCGGAGGTTCCGGAATCTGGCAGAGTTTGGCCGGATCTTTCGCAGTGAGCGCGTATGTGACGCCCGCGTCGCGCTGGCTGATCACTCCCGCGGACGCGACGGTCGCCCGGCACGCGCCCGCTCCGGGCATGGCACACGTCGGGCACACCGATGTCTCCAAGCTCCGCGAGGCCGCCGAGGACGCCCGCCGCTGGGACTCCAAGTACGGCGGCGGCGACTGGCGTTCCGGCATGGTGCCCGAGTGCCTGCGGGTCGAGGCGGCGCCGCTGCTGCTCGGCTCGTACAGCGACGACGTCGGCCGCGCGCTCTTCGGCGCCACCGCGGAACTGACCCGGCTGGCCGGCTGGATGGCCTTCGACACCGGCCAGCAGGAGGCCGCCCAGCGGTATTACATCCAGGCGCTGCGGCTGGCCCGCGCCGCCGCGGACGTCCCGCTCGGCGGGTACGTCCTCGCGTCGATGTCGCTGCAGGCCACGTACCGCAACTTCGCCGACGAGGGCGTCGACCTGGCGCAGGCCGCCCTGGAGCGCAACCGGGGCCTGGCGACCGCCCGCACCATGAGCTTCTTCCACCTGGTCGAGGCCCGCGCCCACGCCAAGGCCGGCGAGGCGGCGGCCTGCGGGGCCTCGCTCGCCGCCGCGGAGGCGCTGCTCGAACGGGCCAGGGAGGGCGACGCGGACCCGAGCTGGCTCGGCTTCTACTCCTACGACCGGCTCGCCGCCGACGCCGCCGAGTGCTACCGCGACCTGCGCATCCCGCGCCAGGTCCAGCGCTTCACCGAGCAGGCGCTGGCCAAGCCGACCGAGGAGTTCGTCCGCTCGCACGGGCTGCGGCTCGTCGTGTCGGCCGTCGCCGAACTGGAGTCCGGCAATCTGGACGCCGCGTGCGCCGCGGGTGTGAAGGCCGTCGAGGTCGCGGGCCGCATCTCCTCGGCCCGCACCACCGAGTACGTCCGCGACCTGCTGCACCGCCTGGAGCCGTACAACGACGAGCCGCGCGTCCTTGAGCTGCGCGAACGCGCCCGGCCACTGCTGGCGGCCCCGGCGTAG
- a CDS encoding DMT family transporter has translation MTAQDSATPRRGIAANHGTSLAALAVLSFSFSFPATAWTLDGFGPWTSTGLRGVLAALLAGGCLAANRVPVPKRRHWPGLLTVAGGCVIGFPLLTTLALRTSSTAHSAVVIGVLPLATATVSVALTGTRPSRLFWYGAVAGAAAVIGFTLQQSHGRPTLADAYLFGALLVCAAGYAEGGRLARHLPGWQVIAWAVIAALPVTAVTTLLAWPVEPTHITGRAVGGLLYIAAVSQLGGFVLWYRGMAAIGVARASQLQLAQPLLTVLWAVLFMSEHVSVAAPVTAVVVLLCIAATQRARA, from the coding sequence ATGACAGCACAGGATAGCGCTACTCCACGTCGCGGGATAGCAGCGAACCACGGAACCTCCCTCGCCGCCCTGGCGGTGCTCAGCTTCTCCTTCAGCTTCCCCGCCACGGCCTGGACTCTCGACGGCTTCGGCCCCTGGACGTCCACCGGCCTGCGCGGCGTCCTGGCCGCACTCCTGGCCGGCGGCTGCCTGGCCGCCAACCGCGTACCGGTCCCAAAACGCCGCCACTGGCCAGGGCTCCTCACCGTCGCCGGCGGATGCGTCATCGGCTTCCCGCTGCTCACCACCCTCGCCCTGCGCACCTCCTCGACCGCGCACTCCGCCGTGGTGATCGGCGTCCTGCCCCTGGCCACGGCCACGGTCTCGGTCGCCCTCACCGGCACCCGCCCCTCCCGGCTCTTCTGGTACGGAGCGGTGGCCGGCGCCGCCGCCGTCATCGGCTTCACCCTCCAGCAGAGCCACGGCAGGCCGACCCTGGCAGACGCCTACCTCTTCGGCGCGCTCCTCGTCTGCGCCGCCGGGTACGCCGAGGGCGGCCGGCTCGCCCGCCACCTGCCGGGGTGGCAGGTCATCGCCTGGGCCGTCATCGCGGCCCTCCCGGTCACCGCGGTCACCACGCTGCTGGCCTGGCCCGTCGAGCCCACGCACATCACAGGCCGGGCGGTGGGCGGCCTGCTCTACATCGCCGCGGTCTCCCAACTCGGCGGCTTCGTCCTCTGGTACCGCGGCATGGCGGCGATCGGGGTCGCCCGGGCGAGCCAGCTTCAGCTGGCGCAGCCGCTTCTCACCGTGCTGTGGGCTGTGCTGTTCATGAGCGAGCACGTCTCGGTCGCCGCACCGGTCACCGCGGTGGTGGTGCTCCTCTGCATCGCAGCGACGCAGCGCGCCCGTGCGTGA
- a CDS encoding IS3 family transposase: MHRPGRPLPLLLLAPTAADRAARQTADAHLAARIRAVHRESDGTYGVVRITAELRETGELVDHKRLARVVRSIGLEGVRLRRRHRTTIADPTVAKATARPSAWMTSRL, encoded by the coding sequence GTGCACCGTCCTGGGCGCCCGCTCCCGCTTCTACTACTGGCGCCGACGGCTGCGGACCGGGCCGCCCGCCAGACAGCCGATGCCCACCTTGCCGCCCGGATACGGGCCGTGCACCGCGAGTCGGACGGCACCTACGGCGTCGTGCGGATCACCGCCGAACTCCGCGAGACAGGCGAGCTGGTCGACCACAAGCGCCTCGCGCGCGTGGTGCGAAGCATCGGCCTGGAAGGCGTGCGACTGCGGCGCAGGCACCGCACCACGATCGCGGACCCGACCGTGGCCAAGGCGACGGCGAGGCCATCAGCCTGGATGACGTCGCGGCTCTGA
- a CDS encoding MazG nucleotide pyrophosphohydrolase domain-containing protein: MDIRSAQKLAWENKTAKGFNTTDVPMEFGLLTAEIGEAFTAWRKGLPDFGEELADVFLYLVALAEMNGIDLGDEVAHKIDKNSRRVYERNEHGVPIRISEG; this comes from the coding sequence ATGGACATCCGGTCCGCCCAGAAGCTCGCCTGGGAGAACAAGACCGCCAAGGGCTTCAACACCACCGACGTGCCGATGGAGTTCGGCCTCCTCACCGCCGAGATCGGCGAAGCCTTCACCGCCTGGCGCAAGGGCCTCCCCGACTTCGGCGAGGAGCTGGCCGACGTCTTCCTCTACCTGGTGGCCCTGGCCGAGATGAACGGCATCGACCTCGGCGACGAGGTGGCCCACAAGATTGACAAGAACTCCCGCCGCGTCTACGAACGCAACGAGCATGGAGTGCCGATCAGGATCAGCGAAGGCTAG
- a CDS encoding alpha/beta hydrolase, whose protein sequence is MHPTHPTRLLRFPATVIAVTGLLLSACSGGGHQATASVSTPAPPAGAATAAPAPSDTASPGAKPATTATLSPLPARTPADLASYYKQKLSWHSCGVPEFECATMKVPLDYARPVAADDLKLAVARTKAAGPGKRLGSLLVNPGGPGGSAIDYLQYAATGYPSAVTSRYDMAAVDPRGVARSEPVECLSDKQMDAYTAVDTTPDDTAEADKVAGADRTFAAGCKKMSAALIGHVSTIDSARDMDVLRQLLGDAKLNYVGKSYGTFLGATYAGLFPQRVGRLVLDGAMDPSVSALESSRAQAGGFEIAFGAFARDCVKRADCPLGRTSAANAGTRLDALFASLDKHPLPTGTKRPLTEALGTTGVIAAMYDQEAWPALRGALISANKGDGGPLLKLSDSYYERDDAGKYSNLMYANAAVNCLDLPPAFRSPADVTKALPAFRAASPHFGTTLAWSSLICGYWPLHATGHPERIQAKGAAPILVVGTIRDPATPYAWAESLAAQLSSGHLLTYDGDGHTAYARGSTCIDTAVNAYLLAGTVPPPHKKCT, encoded by the coding sequence ATGCATCCGACGCACCCCACGCGCCTGCTCCGCTTCCCGGCCACCGTGATCGCGGTGACCGGGCTGCTGCTTTCCGCCTGCTCGGGCGGCGGCCACCAGGCCACGGCCTCCGTATCGACTCCCGCGCCGCCCGCCGGGGCCGCGACTGCGGCGCCGGCCCCGTCCGACACGGCGTCCCCCGGCGCGAAGCCCGCCACCACGGCCACGCTCAGCCCGCTCCCGGCCCGTACTCCCGCCGACCTGGCCTCGTACTACAAGCAGAAGCTGTCCTGGCACTCCTGCGGCGTCCCGGAATTCGAGTGCGCCACGATGAAGGTCCCGCTCGACTACGCCCGCCCCGTGGCCGCCGACGACCTCAAGCTCGCCGTCGCCCGTACGAAGGCGGCAGGTCCCGGCAAACGCCTCGGCTCCCTGCTGGTCAACCCGGGCGGCCCCGGCGGCTCCGCGATCGACTACCTCCAGTACGCGGCCACCGGCTATCCGTCCGCCGTCACGTCCCGCTACGACATGGCCGCCGTCGACCCGCGCGGCGTCGCCCGCAGCGAGCCCGTCGAGTGCCTCAGCGACAAGCAGATGGACGCGTACACGGCCGTCGACACCACCCCCGACGACACCGCGGAGGCCGACAAGGTCGCCGGCGCCGACCGCACCTTCGCCGCCGGCTGCAAGAAGATGTCCGCCGCCCTCATCGGCCATGTCTCCACGATCGACTCCGCCCGCGACATGGACGTCCTGCGCCAGCTGCTCGGCGACGCGAAACTCAACTACGTCGGGAAGTCCTACGGCACCTTCCTCGGCGCCACCTACGCAGGTCTGTTCCCGCAGCGGGTCGGCCGGCTGGTGCTCGACGGCGCCATGGACCCCTCCGTGAGCGCGCTCGAAAGCAGCCGCGCCCAGGCGGGCGGCTTCGAGATCGCCTTCGGCGCCTTCGCCCGCGACTGCGTCAAACGCGCCGACTGCCCGCTCGGCCGCACCTCCGCCGCCAACGCGGGCACCCGCCTCGACGCCCTCTTCGCGAGCCTCGACAAGCATCCGCTCCCCACCGGCACGAAGCGCCCCCTCACCGAGGCCCTCGGCACGACCGGCGTGATCGCCGCGATGTACGACCAGGAAGCGTGGCCCGCCCTGCGCGGCGCCCTGATCAGCGCCAACAAGGGCGACGGCGGCCCGCTCCTGAAGCTCTCCGACAGCTACTACGAGCGCGACGACGCCGGTAAGTACAGCAATCTGATGTACGCCAACGCCGCCGTGAACTGTCTCGACCTGCCCCCGGCCTTCCGCTCCCCGGCCGACGTCACCAAGGCCCTCCCCGCCTTCCGCGCCGCCTCCCCGCACTTCGGCACCACGCTGGCCTGGTCCTCGCTGATCTGCGGCTACTGGCCGCTCCACGCCACCGGCCACCCCGAACGCATCCAGGCCAAGGGCGCCGCCCCGATCCTGGTCGTCGGCACCATCCGCGACCCGGCCACCCCCTACGCCTGGGCCGAGTCTCTGGCCGCCCAGCTCTCCTCCGGCCACCTCCTCACCTACGACGGCGACGGCCACACCGCGTACGCCCGCGGCTCCACCTGCATCGACACCGCCGTCAACGCGTACCTCCTGGCCGGCACCGTCCCCCCGCCCCACAAGAAGTGCACCTGA
- a CDS encoding aminotransferase-like domain-containing protein, whose protein sequence is MNEGSSVTHLLGVLRAELARYPEGGKLPSSRALMEEHRVSPVTVSRAIAALVAEGLVVSRPGAGVFRAGARAGQRAQGDVSWQEVALSAGPFTHSAADASGVLATLAVPPAGSIDLVGGYLHPSLQPERALAGALARAGRRPGTWDRPPAEGLAELRAWFARDIAGPDSALGDADVLITAGGQSALTTALRSLVAPGAPVLVESPTYPGTLAVARAAGLRPVPVPVDADGVRTDLLADAFRVTGARAFVCQPLFHNPTGVSLSAERRHEVLRIARAAGAFVVEDDFARRLAHADAPALPRALAADDPDGVVVHVRSLTKATSPSLRVGALTARGPAMDRLRAGQVVDSFFVPRPLQETALELVGSPAWNRHLRALAGALRDRRAAMAEALHRELPALPVRVPHGGYHLWVRLPDGTDEAALAAAALHAGVAVTPGRPYFPAEPSAPHLRLSYISAVSAEQLREGVHRLRQAYDRAAPACRRMDAGGEGSTR, encoded by the coding sequence ATGAATGAGGGTAGCAGTGTGACTCATTTGCTGGGTGTTCTACGGGCTGAGCTCGCGCGCTATCCGGAAGGCGGCAAGCTGCCGTCCAGCCGGGCGCTGATGGAGGAGCACCGGGTGAGTCCGGTGACCGTGTCGCGGGCGATCGCGGCGCTGGTCGCCGAGGGCCTGGTGGTCTCGCGTCCCGGGGCGGGCGTCTTCCGTGCCGGGGCGCGGGCCGGGCAGCGGGCGCAGGGGGACGTGTCCTGGCAGGAGGTCGCGCTCAGCGCGGGGCCGTTCACGCACAGTGCCGCGGACGCCTCGGGCGTACTGGCCACGCTCGCCGTGCCGCCGGCCGGCTCGATTGACCTGGTCGGCGGCTACTTGCATCCGTCGCTGCAACCCGAGCGGGCGCTCGCCGGGGCACTGGCCAGGGCGGGGCGCCGGCCCGGCACCTGGGACCGGCCGCCCGCCGAGGGGCTCGCGGAGCTGCGGGCCTGGTTCGCGCGGGACATCGCCGGCCCGGACTCCGCGCTGGGCGACGCCGACGTCCTCATCACCGCGGGCGGCCAGAGCGCGCTCACCACGGCGCTGCGGTCGCTCGTCGCACCGGGCGCGCCCGTACTCGTCGAGTCGCCCACCTACCCTGGCACGCTCGCCGTCGCACGGGCCGCGGGGCTGCGGCCGGTGCCGGTGCCGGTCGACGCGGACGGGGTGCGCACCGATCTGCTGGCGGACGCCTTCCGGGTCACCGGGGCCCGGGCGTTCGTGTGCCAGCCGCTCTTCCACAACCCCACCGGCGTCTCCCTGTCCGCCGAGCGGCGGCACGAGGTGCTGCGGATCGCCCGCGCGGCCGGAGCCTTCGTCGTGGAGGACGACTTCGCCCGCCGGCTCGCGCACGCCGACGCCCCCGCCCTGCCGCGGGCGCTCGCGGCCGACGACCCGGACGGGGTGGTGGTGCATGTGCGCTCCCTGACCAAGGCCACCTCGCCCAGCCTGCGGGTCGGCGCGCTCACCGCCCGCGGCCCGGCCATGGACCGGCTGCGGGCCGGCCAGGTGGTGGACAGCTTCTTCGTCCCCCGCCCGCTGCAGGAGACCGCCCTCGAACTCGTCGGCTCGCCTGCCTGGAACCGTCACCTCCGCGCCCTGGCCGGCGCCCTGCGCGACCGTCGCGCCGCCATGGCCGAGGCCCTGCACCGGGAACTGCCCGCACTCCCGGTACGGGTCCCGCACGGCGGCTACCACCTGTGGGTGCGCCTGCCGGACGGCACCGACGAGGCCGCGCTCGCCGCCGCCGCCCTGCACGCCGGGGTCGCCGTCACCCCCGGCCGCCCGTACTTCCCCGCCGAGCCCTCCGCCCCGCATCTGCGGCTCAGCTACATCAGCGCGGTGAGCGCCGAGCAGCTGCGGGAGGGCGTCCACCGGCTGCGGCAGGCATACGATCGGGCCGCGCCGGCATGCCGCAGAATGGACGCCGGAGGCGAAGGGAGTACGCGGTGA